The Rhododendron vialii isolate Sample 1 chromosome 5a, ASM3025357v1 genome contains a region encoding:
- the LOC131327971 gene encoding ATP-dependent Clp protease proteolytic subunit-related protein 1, chloroplastic codes for MATSLLSPPSAPPAAAFRSPFLHVSKLFFASSPSSTAASRRCRLRPPMASAEDPINEKPTDDDKKSFEKLYGLSPKQLNMFISRQKYAAKQPENISQLDNFVNHSGMAIASSMSDRGPPNKIMNTAGSNEPWPPIARGWGRVKSKGRLMPEAPDLMSHFFMKRVIYVGDISREETEHIIAQLWWLDNYQRKPIYMYLLSEGEDEDDIEYDDEEQPGWAGSDLDGLAIANFMMTRKSEIITINMGMADGIAALLLSLGVKGRRGIQRHARTTLRLPGVNRSSGLATDIWETGKVVDSSMEIFLELLSRGTGKPMMELYRDLHEPKVFTAKEAIDYGLADKIVAAPDSLADPPKKKSPEVRKEKLAARLGRLAKFQAKTVP; via the exons ATGGCGACCtcgcttctctctcctccatccgCTCCACCCGCCGCGGCCTTCCGTTCCCCTTTCCTCCACGTTTCCAAGCTCTTCTTCGCGTCATCCCCCTCATCCACCGCCGCCTCTCGGAGATGTCGTCTCCGTCCTCCGATGGCGTCGGCCGAGGATCCCATCAACGAGAAAC CGACGGATGATGACAAGAAATCCTTTGAAAAACTTTATGGCCTTTCTCCTAAACAGTTGAACATGTTCATCAGTAGACAAAAATATGCCGCCAAACAGCCC GAAAACATCTCACAGCTTGACAATTTTGTCAATCATTCTGGAATGGCGATTGCATCAAGCATGAGTGACAGAGGACCTCCAAACAAAATCATGAATACCGCTGGGTCTAATGAACCTTGGCCTCCAATAGCAAGGGGTTGGGGACGCGTAAAATCTAAGGGAAGGCTCATGCCTGAAGCACCTGATTTGATGTcacatttttttatgaaacgAGTTATCTACGTGGGGGAT ATATCGAGAGAAGAAACTGAGCATATAATTGCTCAGTTGTGGTGGTTGGATAATTATCAAAGGAAgcctatatatatgtatctacTTTCAGAGGGCGAG GATGAAGACGACATTGAGTATGACGACGAGGAGCAACCTGGTTGGGCCGGGTCTGATTTAGACGGATTAGCCATTGCTAACTTCATGATG ACGCGCAAATCGGAAATCATTACCATCAATATGGGTATGGCGGATGGTATTGCAGCATTGCTTTTATCTCTTGGAGTCAAGGGTCGCCGTGGCATTCAACGACACGCTCGCA CAACGTTGCGTCTGCCTGGAGTCAACAGGTCAAGTGGGCTTGCCACGGACATTTGGGAAACg GGTAAAGTAGTTGATTCATCCATGGAAATTTTCCTAGAGCTGTTATCAAGAGGAACTGGGAAGCCAATGATGGAGCTTTACAGAGACCTACATGAGCCAAAAGTATTCACTGCAAAAGAGGCAATTGACTATGGGCTTGCAGACAAGATAGTGGCAGCGCCGGACAGCCTTGCAGACCCTCCTAAAAAGAAGAGTCCGGAGGTAAGGAAAGAAAAGCTTGCAGCACGATTAGGTCGATTAGCAAAATTCCAAGCCAAAACTGTACCTTGA
- the LOC131327568 gene encoding LOW QUALITY PROTEIN: uncharacterized protein LOC131327568 (The sequence of the model RefSeq protein was modified relative to this genomic sequence to represent the inferred CDS: deleted 1 base in 1 codon; substituted 4 bases at 4 genomic stop codons): MWSGQVAGSSRTRPVHTANRDYMLNMGIDPGKAVVTQVPYECGNRSGIGTRAINNDIENPPETGRSDNRGIAVVILDALTRRXXVREKDLAKDLKLQSKQLHRTLRFFEEEKLVTRDHRKEAAKIYSAATADGXHGREGEEKIKLQHTDQSYCCLDYAQIYDVVRYKLHRMRKKPKDEIQNKKTVQEYRCPNCGKSYTAMNALQLIASLKDEYFHCKSCNRELVAESDNLAAAREMGDGLKDMLRKLEEQLKPLKDQLGKVKDVPVPEFGNLHAWAIRRANARRVSAXGFGGTPPMPFVGKTKVEVAFCGVDDQEERTLDTESENSNSATKVLPPWMIKQGMNLTKEQRGLDKKPLTQNIDLQVGSKSKRDDNEGDEVMDQWEEAAPAGNTGESYKGE; encoded by the exons ATGTGGTCGGGTCAGGTGGCGGGTTcgagccgaacccgacccgtgcacactgCTAATCGTGACTATATGTTGAATATGGGAATAGACCCGGGTAAAGCCGTGGTGACCCAAGTGCCCTATGAATGTGGGAATAGATCCGG AATTGGTACGAGGGCTATTAACAATGACATCGAGAATCCGCCCGAAACTGGGAGGAGCGACAATCGAGGCATTGCTGTGGTTATACTCGATGCTCTCACCAGACGCTAGTAGGTAAGAGAGAAAGATTTAGCAAAGGACTTGAAGCTACAATCAAAGCAACTTCATCGAACACTGCGATTCTTCGAAGAAGAAAAGCTAGTCACTAGGGACCATAGGAAAGAGGCAGCAAAGATATATAGTGCTGCCACAGCTGATGGTTAGCATGGGCGAGAGGGAGAAGAAAAGATTAAGCTGCAGCACACTGATCAATCCTATTGTTGTTTGGACTATGCACAGATATATGATGTCGTGAGGTACAAACTGCACCGAATGAGGAAGAAGCCAAAAGATGAGATCCAGAACAAGAAGACTGTTCAGGAGTATAGATGCCCCAACTGCGGAAAGAGTTATACTGCTATGAATGCACTGCAACTTATTGCTTCTCTCAAGGATGAATATTTTCATTGCAAAAGTTGTAACAGGGAACTTGTGGCTGAGAGTGACAATTTAGCTGCTGCTCGAGAAATGGGGGATGGGCTGAAGGACATGCTTCGGAAGCTGGAGGAACAGCTTAAGCCACTAAAGGATCAACTCGGCAAAGTAAAAGATGTGCCAGTTCCCGAATTTGGAAATCTCCACGCGTGGGCAATTCGTCGTGCCAATGCTAGGCGTGTATCTGCCTAAGGTTTTGGTGGAACACCGCCTATGCCATTTGTTGGAAAAACAAAGGTTGAAGTAGCCTTTTGTGGTGTTGATGATCAA GAGGAGAGGACACTGGACACGGAATCTGAGAATTCAAATTCAGCTACGAAAGTTCTGCCTCCTTGGATGATCAAGCAAGGAATGAACCTTACAAAAGAACAACGTGGATTGGACAAAAAGCCACTGACTCAAAATATTGATCTTCAAGTTGGCAGCAAGTCCAAACGTGATGACAATGAAGGAGATGAAGTTATGGATCAGTGGGAAGAAGCTGCACCTGCAGGCAATACAGGCGAAAGTTACAAGGGTGAATGA